In the genome of Juglans microcarpa x Juglans regia isolate MS1-56 chromosome 6S, Jm3101_v1.0, whole genome shotgun sequence, the window AGCGGGGCGTGCTTTTGCTGTCGTTTGGATATTGACAAGTACTATTACCTTGGCTCAGTTTTTTCTATACCTGGCTGAGTTAAACACTGAAAGAAGACAAAGAGCACTTGTCAAGTGGGTTCTTGCTCGAAAGGTGACAAATGTAGATCTTGAAGCAGCTGATCTTGATGATGATGGGGTTGTTGAGTGAGTTATCTtatctgttttctttttagAGCACATCTTTCTTGTCACGGATGCTTTTCTCCACATGCtctatgtataaaaaaaaagaaaaaaaaaaaaaaacaatctttCTCAATGCACagattatttaatatattactaaAGCTCACAAATTGCTTTCTTTTTCCACAGTGCTGCTGAGTTCATCCTATATAAGCTGAAAGAGATGGGGAAGATAACTGAAGAAGACATTTCACTTGTAATGGAAGAGTTCGAAGATCTGGATGTTGATCAGTCTGGAACTTTGTCGGTTTCTGATATAATGCTTGCTCAATCATCTAGACGAGAGAGGTGACCATACCATGGGAACCTGGTAATTGGTTTGTAAAGAGATGTGAAATATTCTGTGTAAAATCAACTTTTCATCATCGATACATCTGGTTCATGGCTTTTGACATGATCAATATATTGGTAGCCCAATAATTCAGTCTCAATTATCATTCGCATACAAAACACCAACAGTACTTCTTCAGGCCTGTACCTCTTGGGCATGAACGGATGATGGCCATGGAAGTAACAGACTGAAGCTGAGCTAAAATCATTTAAGTGttatttgaatagtgagttaaaatgagataaattgaattgaaaattgaataaaatattgttaaaatattatttttaataatattattattttatatttgaaaatataaaattatttattatattttatataaaaatttaaaaaaattataatgataaaatgaaacatctttttgtataaaaaagaaGAGTCTTACTAATTGGAATTCTTAGAAATTAAAGATCAGCCCTAATAGATGATGATCATATGATTGAAGATCTGCAAAAGGTGTCGTCATACTGCTTTTTCCGCTTTCATGTTGGAAAGCCTTGAGCctttaattaaacatataaattatgtaattaaaatatttatatttatactgTGGTGCAATCAACCATTTTCAATGCCATGACAATGGATTTGACAAAGGTCCCACACCACCGGCAAACGAATATATAATCAATCATGCAGCCCCTCTTGAAGTTTCGAGCAACCACAAGTTCATGGGACCCATAATTCAGTGGGATGACATGTAACCATACCAGCATCATCGCCAATTATGGGCCCACAACAAACGTATCCAACGTTCCACATCACACTTGGCAGAGTATAAGATACGCACCCCGGTAAAATAATATCagaggaaaggaaaatgaaacaaaaatggaCTGACGTGTAATAAAACGGGTTTCCTAGTCCTAGAATTAGAAAGACATCCCCCACTTCGATGAGCCCATCGTTTCTCAATCACATCCTACgccttttgtttgttttctcaCCTAAATATGCATGTCTTAAAGAAACTAGCTTTGCGTCTCAAGTGTCTATCCGGATTCACCGCACTCCTccaaacataataaattatacacccagttttttttttttttttagataataatGCAAAGATGAATCCGAATGTCATGAACAAAATTATTCTTCCCCGGAAAGAATTTACAGTTCACCAGAGAcaaaaacgaaaacaaaaacaaaaaaagggaagGGGGTTGGGAGGAGTTTCGAAATTACACATGGGTTTTGTTGTTTCGTGCTGCTACTCGGACTTGAAGCTCTCTACCGGATGTTCAAGTTGCCCAGCAACGTAATCGAGGAGTCCCTCTACGGCCTTGTCGTCGCCGTGGACGTCGGTGCCCTTCACGGAAGTCCGGCCGAAGAAGATCACCGCGAAGAGGAAGAGTGCGGTTGAGAGAAAGAGGGGCCAGAAGTAAGCCAAGATGGTGACGAAACTGGGTGCTACGGGGACGATGAAGACggtggtgagagagagagtgagagcgaAGATGATGTGGAACTTGTACTCGAGAAGCTTTTCCGGGATCTCCATGGCTTCTTGGGTTTGgcagagagagcgagagaaagagaaggagaggTGTGTTGGTGTTGGATTTTAACAAAGGAAGGGAAGGGGAGGGATTGGACTGCAGTTCCACTATGCAGAGATTCTCTGAGGCGAGAATGAAGTGCTTGTTTGTTCTTGGGTGGTCTGTGGAGGAGAGTGAGTACcgtgattttctttttactcGTGTCACCGTGTGCTTACAGCTTATCTAATTTCCACTCACTTTTCTTCAgtatttattggtagaaatgattttttttattattttgacagatatctcatcttactatttaaaCCGCCTGATATTccaaatagattttaaattacCCATCCTTAAGCTTGTTCTTCCTTcatcatcttttgtttttttatcatcattattaaaTGGAATTTATATTATTACCTTTTGCATTCTTACAagatttttgatattattactattttgtaatatttttttcaaaaaaactatGTTTGCAACTCTGTTTAGAAGGAGAATCTTTTTATTTCACTATTCCAAAGAGACAAGGAGGGATATTAAGGTCAtcttggttaaaaaaaaattaatcacaaGGACGTTTTGTCACTGTCCCTTCGCTGCATGCAACTGTCggttataaattaattgattttaatgatgGGTTTGGGTTTAAACGAGGATTTTGTTGGTTTGTGGGGGCGGGGAGATAAGATCTAAAACAGGACCCGGTAATTCGAGGCCGAGAGTTACCCAATATTGAAGCCCAATGAACGAAAGCTCAAACAAAGTGCAAGTCCATGTCCAAAGTCCAAAGTCGAACCCCTAAGATAATGAACACGCCTGCCTTGCAGTTTTTGTGCATCCAGTGAGTTAGTTTGACCTTGAGTTTCTCATATCTTTCTTTCATCCAAAGCTTGAGTAGCCCGCCCCATGCAGCTAATATTTCTCCACAATCAGAGGTTGGCGTTGATCAGGATAGAACCATCTCTTTTTATTAGGATATGGAGATTTTTCTTCATACCCTTCGAGACAACAGTATGTATCACATTCTAGATGTATTACAAAAGGATGACAATTAAAGTTTTGTCAAGAGAAATGAGTCAACTGCAACTATACAAGATATATGATCATTCTTTCAAGAGAAATGAACAAACATGTAGGTCTAAGAAGACAATTTACCTTGAGCCACGAAAATGCAATGGAAAAGGGTATATTGGCAAACAACCGTaacttttaaatcatttttagcAACAGTAGCAATACTCCAAGGTCCTCCAATAGAAAATTTATCGCCTAGATACATAACCTCGATGATTTCAATCTTGCAAAATGATAAAAGCTTACGGTAGCGTTAcagcagaaaagaaaaagaggccGATTGGCGCCGAGTTGAATAAGCTATCAGATACTCTGGTCACTGGGGATTCCATTTTTCAAATTGAGACTCTTGGCAATGTGGGTCTAGCCAATCCTTGAAAATGCCCTTCTCCATGTTGACAGTTCTTTTGCCACCACCCACAAGTTCTCGAAGACTTTCTAACTTATTCTCCCGAACTGTCCCACTAGTCCTCTGGTCTGCTTCCTTCAATTTTTGCTTGAACCGCTGCTTACGACCAGAAGAATTCTGCTCTTGCTGCTTTGACTGGGAAGGGGGTGCTCCGTGTGGTCCTAGGTAGATGTTCTCTTCCTTTTTGGCCTGCACAAGTGCAATaacaaaaatttctcaaaaatttctATGATACGAGGTTAAGTGCATAAGTAGTCCCATCGTATACAGATTATCTTCCTCATTAAGAATCTAGGATTCTTGCAGCAGACCTTTGGAGAAGGAGGTTTTGGAGATTCTACTTCTGGAGCATCAAGCTTTTGTTGATCTGGGTCTCCAATTTCCAAGCTTGGAATCACGAATCCATCGGTATCTAATGCAAATACCGGCCAAAGAGTTATGTTAGTACTGCCAGAAACAGTTCACAAAATTTGCAGAAGTTAGCACTGCTGAGACCAGAGAACTCTGTGTGTTTAAcagtgatggatttcttgcaaACAGATCATTGAAATTATCAAAACGGCTGCCTCCTAATAACCTTTAACATCACATCTACTTCATTCTTTCACTAACATGTAATAAAACTACAAATCAATCCATGGAACGCACACTACAATGCAATAGCAATTACTAAAGAGTTAAAGATTCCAAATTGAACTTAAGATTAGTCAAACTCAGTGAATTCAAAGtgtccttaattattaagtgcCATGCAAAAGAGGAACCATTCACTTGAAACGTTACTGTATTCTATAAGACAGCAAGATAAACACAGCCTTAGCCAAAGCAACATCATAAAACAGCTGCCTTGTGTTGTATTTTACGTATAACTCCCATCACTGTCTAAAGTAAAGTAAACCTAAAAagtgaaaagtgaaaattttgtaaattttgtctACAGATGAAGCTAATTTTCTGTGGGGAAAATAACCCAATTGagattaatcatatataaatccAACATGCAGATTCAGTTTTGAGGTAGATTAAATTGATGACAAGGAGCTCTAGTTCAAAAGGTACTTCCTCTCCACACAAAAATAAGCATGAAGATGAGATCCTGGATTCCTATAAtcacaatttaaaaaatggTCTTTTATCCTATATGAGTAATGCTCCTTTTCATCCTAGATGTTGTCATCCCTGCCACATCACCAAGTGGCTATCATTTAAGTGTTTGATAGAATAAGCCACTTGACATGTGCCAGCCACATCACCAAAGGTGACTGGAGATTATAAGGTTTAGGATGAAGGGTAGCATTGTTTATCCTATATTAAGATAAAATCGCTTAATACAACTACATGAGCATGGCGTagtgcatgcatgtatgcaagAAACATGGCTCCTGTGATGTTTCCCTCAAACTGACAACCATAACCTCAATTACCTATGTTTGCCCAAAAGCCGATTATGGCCAAGTACATGCATGTATGCAAGAAACATTGTTCATGGGATGTTCCCCTCAAGCTGACAACTAAAAACCTCCAACTACCTAATTAGACCATGTAAACGAACTTTCGTTATTCCaggtttttatattatatgatggGCATATCGAACGAATAGAACAATGGAAACAAACTAATTTCCTTCATAAAAATGGAACTTCAAATTTCAGGTTTTTATCTGATTTAGCTAAATCCCTacataagattttttttcttggtcaaAAAATGTATATTCATATGCATATTTATGACTTCAAGTCCTGATCAAACCCCCttaaatatttcaacttttctaCCACTTGAAATGTGCAAACAGCTCCTGAGAAGGGAGAAAAAcccaataataaatagataaaactTATAATACAATAAGTGCCCACGCCCAGAAAGGCAAGCATAGTGAAACTAAAAtaaccaaatcaaaataatatttttaaccataaaaaaatcGGAGAATTAGAAACTAATATCGCATGGAAACCCGAATGAAATTCGAAATGTTTTCTTTCCAGCATTTTCCCAGCAAACAAAAAAGGGGCCACggaaaaaatataagtaaaattaaaagaaaaaccgaTACCCcactcatcttcttcttcaagtggAGGATGGGTTGGCACTGGAGACGAGTCCATGGGACGCTGATGAACATGGATTTCAACGGCCAAAGGGCGCAAAAGCCTAGAAAACGATCACACGGCCAATCGCCACCGATTCGAATACAAAGAAAAAGGCCCCAGCACTCTGTATCTGTGAGCGTCTGAAGCAAAGAGCTATATAACTAGAAACCCTAAAGAATCCCCCaaataaggaagaagataatacagtaattaaaaatttaaaaccctaaccctagaaCTATTGCTCCTTATAATTccatatcatttaattaaattatgtttttaatctCTTTAGATCTGTTTTGACAAATTGAAACGTCACTCTTTCTAAAACTTtacataacaatattttaaaaatatatattttttataaattattttataaaaaaatatttttttttaacatatattataaaataaattatgaaatatattgtgagATATGAATTTCATTCTtgctatatttataaaaaaagtaatctttttaaattgacataattttatttgatttgttaaatttattttataataaaaataatttttaaaaataattttataatttgttaaattacattaaatta includes:
- the LOC121237810 gene encoding uncharacterized protein LOC121237810, translated to MDSSPVPTHPPLEEEDEWDTDGFVIPSLEIGDPDQQKLDAPEVESPKPPSPKAKKEENIYLGPHGAPPSQSKQQEQNSSGRKQRFKQKLKEADQRTSGTVRENKLESLRELVGGGKRTVNMEKGIFKDWLDPHCQESQFEKWNPQ
- the LOC121237923 gene encoding uncharacterized protein LOC121237923, whose amino-acid sequence is MEIPEKLLEYKFHIIFALTLSLTTVFIVPVAPSFVTILAYFWPLFLSTALFLFAVIFFGRTSVKGTDVHGDDKAVEGLLDYVAGQLEHPVESFKSE